The genomic segment TTCTTATTCTTCCTAATTCATGTTTGAAATGGGACTGAAGCCCACTTGATATTTATTGGAGAAATAGAAGCAGATATTTATGAAATTGTTGGATAGATAAGCCTATTCAGTGTTTCATCACCTAAGCTTTCGAATTTGTCTTTACCTAGATGAGGACGACTGAGAAGAATTTGGACGTGTATAAACACAGTCACATCATCATgagcagcaggcagcagcagtagcagtgagGACACTCGTCAGAAGGGAAGGTTCGGAGAAGCGGGTTGAAACAAGGGTTGATGTGCAGCTCTTCTGACCTGGGGAAACCAGAGGAGGGCGGATGCCACTGAGGTTCATTGTTTTTGGAAATGCAGGCTTATCTCTTAACCTATAGGCTTTAACATATCCTGTGATAACAGCTGATAACCTGTTGGTTTATCTGCCTTTCATTTTGTAACACTTTCATCACTTTTTTGGTGACACAAATAACACAATCGGGTGGAACTAGATGAGAAAACGTGCAAATCTAATTATTAAACATTCTTACTCCTGATATCAGACAACTCATCAGATTTCCTATCAACTCCCAGCCTGTCACATTGATGTCGTGGGGTAGCACGCCCGGTTGTTCTAGATGGGGCAGCAAGTCTAGAGCATATAGAGACGAGTTTCCACCTTGCAGGTGGTCTGATGTGATAATTGGCTTGTGGGAGGCGTACGCCTACTTATAACTTATCCTGGTATCATTGTCAATTTATTTAATGATCAATTATTTGTACAAGAATTTTAAATAAAGGTTGAATGAAGGAATATTTATTTAAGCATTTCCCATGCTTGTAGTCAGTAGTCTTACTAACTATGGCTAACTAGGCTACATATTGCTTCGGAGTTGATGCTACTGCTCAGCTGAAGTTCAACTGATTGGTGTTGAATTCCTGAATGTATTTAGCAAtattaaatgtaaaaatactgtACATGCAGAAAAACGGCCGGTTAGTCTGTGATGTTATGTCGCACTCTAGTGGTAGCATAAAAGAAACgtttaagaaaataaatacatgtatacGAAATCAATACATTCTTGCAACAAAATAAAAGACGAATTTTGAAATTGATACATTTTTGCATAAAAGAAAAaacggtgagtgctgtagtacaacgTGAGGTAGaaattttatttgaataaagCCCCATCGTTTTAGACGTAAAGAAATGTATTCAAAGAGCTGGTGGTGGATCCGAGGAGATCCAAGCAGACATACCCCAGTTTCCATCCTGGGTCATAACGTGGACATCGGTGAACACTACAAATATCTGGGGGTGTTCATCGATAACAAACTGGACTGAAGAACACTGAAGTCCTTTACAAGAAGGGACTGAGCCGCCTCTATTTTCTGAGGAGGCTCCGCTCTTTTAACATCTGCCggattatgctgagcatgttTTATGAGTCTCTGTGGTGGTGGCTAGTGCTATTCTGTTTGCTATTGTGTGCTGGGGCAGCAGACTGAGAGTAACAGAGGCcaacagactcaacaagctgATCAGGAAGGCCAGTGACGTTGTGGGGGTGGAGCTGGACACTTTGATAACAGTGTCTGACAGGAGGATGCTGTCGAAGTTGCGGGCGATCCTGCAGTAtggctctcaccctctccacaaTGCTCTGGTCAAACAGAGGAGCTCCTTCAGTGAGAGACTCATTGCTCCTAAATGCACCACTGAGCGCCACAGGAAGTCattcctgcctgtggccattaaAATCAATCTCCTCCCTCTGATCATCTGACATAAAACAGAATGAAAATATTGTATTATAACCAACCACTTCTTGTCCACTTATTACTTTATTCTgacttttatttattgtattttattatttttctattttataatcTTATGTTCTATGCTTGTAATTTATATTTGCACGGAGCCCATGGAACGAAAAACAATTCccccccggggatcaataaagaTTCTGATTCAAGTGAAAAGATTTTCCAAATCCCTAATGTAGTAAACATGCACTCCATTTCAAAATTgtaaaatggttggaaacaaataaagtgtttGAGTTAAACAAATCGCTAAAGTGATAAAGTGAAAGTTTGAATGAGATGGAATATAGATCACCAGGTCTGAAGTTTGAAATGGTTGaatcgtgtgtgcgtgtgcgtgtgtgtgggtgcgcgtgcgtgcctgcCGTAGAAACGGAGGGCCCTCTCCGTCATGGAAGACTATGGAAGACGGTATGGGCTGTACTCTAAAAgcatcatttccggaatcacttttccGGTTTGACTCCTCACAACAACAGCGCCGCCATTTTCGAAAGAGTTAGCTCTGTGACCGGTTGTATGTAGAAAATGAATCAAATCGAAGAACGCCTCGCAGAAGCAGTCCGAAAATATGAACACCTATATGACACCTCGTTGAAAGGCCATAAGGACGCCAAAATGGCAAAGAATTCCTGGGCAGAAATAGCAACGAATTTAGGCTTGTCTGTCCCTGACTGCATTAAAAAATGGAGGTCGCTGAGGGACCAATTCGTTCGTATTCGACGAAAGATGACCAGCAGCAGTGGGGATGCAGGCGGTCATAAAAAGGTCCTCGCGCTCAACACTTCACTCTCCTGGCTGGGACCCCACATAAAGCATCGGGAGACGTCATCAAACGACGATGTGAAGGTAATGATTGTTAACTAGCAGTAGGCTACAACCAGGGCGGAAAAACTCAGATTGCGCATAGTGAATTACATTATTGATGTATGCTACATTTTTGCACGCACAAAAAGGTGATTGGCAATAAATGTGATATCGCCAGTGTGCGTCTTAACAAAGCTTAAACCAGTCATGGGTGTGATAGATGCCTACATTGTTGATGTAGTTTATTTAGTTGTTACTTTGGCCATTGTAACCGTatggggtttattttttttaactgtttttCATTACCATAGGAACTTACCTCAGAAGGAAGAGACAATGGAGGCCCATTGGAGCTATTGTCGCCCAGTGTATCACCAATTGATGACCGCCAGTCATCCACCTCATCTTCCCCCCTGGAATCCAGATCATCCTCCCCTGCACCATCAAATTCATCTACATCAGTAACGTCCACTCAGCTAACCACTCTCCCACCTGCATCCACTCCTCCAGTCTCCATGTCACCTCAGCTGCCCACCTTCCTATCTCCAGTCTCCAAGACAGAGCCATCTCCTCTGTGCCGCACGGGACGGAAAAGGCAaagggagcagcaggaggacgaCAATTTTACACAGAAATTGGACCAGTTGGAAGAGAGCATGTTGCTGATGCACAGGAGGCTGGAGAGGCCTGAGGATGAAATCTCGCGATTCGGACAGACGATTTGTGACATGCTGAGGAAAGTGCCTGAAGACGACCAGGGCGACGCAATGCAAGCAGTATACAATCTGCTGTATGGATTCCGCAAGCGTCCTTGTTGTATTTTGAAAATGAATCAAATCGAAGAACGCATCGCGGAAGAAGTCCGAAATTATGAACACCTATATGACACCTCGTTGAGGGGCTATAAGGACGCCCAAAAGGCAAATAATTCCTGGAAGGAAATAGCAGAGAATGTAGGCTTGTCTGTCCCTGAATGCATTAAAAGATGGAGGTCGCTGAGGGACAAATTCGTTCGTATTCAACGAAAGATGACCAGCAGCAGTGGGGATGCAGGCGGTCAACATAAGGTCCCGGcgctctcttttctctcctggCTGGGACCCCACATAAAGCATCGGGAGACGTCATCAAACTACGATGTGAAGGTAATGATTGTTAACTAGTAGTAGGCGACAACCGGGGAGGAAAAATTCAGATTGCACAGTCAATTACATTAATGATGTATGCTACGTCATTTTGGTTATAGGTGATAAATGGGCCTGGGTTTTAGATGTAATACATACAATTACCTGTTTATTTTGCCATTGTAGCTGCAGGCTGTTTTGATATCGCCAGTTTGTGCCATAACAAAGCTTACCAGTCAAAGGTGCCATAGATGCCTACGTTATTGATGTACTTTATTTAGTTGTATTACTTTGACCATTGTAACCGTATGGGATTTGTTTTTCATTACCATAGGATCATACCTCACAGGGGAGAGATAATGGAGGACCATTGGAGCTATTGGCTCCCATTGATGACTGCCAGTCATCCCCCTCATCTTCCCCCGTGGAATCCAGATCATCCTCCCCTGCACCATCAAATTCATCTATGTCCACTCCGCTTTCCACCTTCCCATCTCCAAGACGGCGCCAACTCCTCAGTCCCGCACGGGACGGAAATTTTACTCAAGAAATTGGACAAGCTGGAAAAGAGCAGGTTGCTGATTCAAAGGAGGCTGGAAAGGCCTGAGCACGTTATCAAGATTCAGACAGACGGTGTGTGACATGCTGAGGAAAGTGACAGGAGATGATGCGATGCACGCAGTGTATAATGTGCTGTATGGACTCCGCAAGCGTCCATACAGCAGCTAACCAAACACCAAACGCTAAAGAGAATGTGGCAAATTGCACTTTTAAAGTTTGTTTTTAGccattaatatttatattagttaaatcatttaattttttttaacagacT from the Gadus macrocephalus chromosome 7, ASM3116895v1 genome contains:
- the LOC132461878 gene encoding uncharacterized protein LOC132461878 isoform X1: MNQIEERLAEAVRKYEHLYDTSLKGHKDAKMAKNSWAEIATNLGLSVPDCIKKWRSLRDQFVRIRRKMTSSSGDAGGHKKVLALNTSLSWLGPHIKHRETSSNDDVKELTSEGRDNGGPLELLSPSVSPIDDRQSSTSSSPLESRSSSPAPSNSSTSVTSTQLTTLPPASTPPVSMSPQLPTFLSPVSKTEPSPLCRTGRKRQREQQEDDNFTQKLDQLEESMLLMHRRLERPEDEISRFGQTICDMLRKVPEDDQGDAMQAVYNLLYGFRKRPCCILKMNQIEERIAEEVRNYEHLYDTSLRGYKDAQKANNSWKEIAENVGLSVPECIKRWRSLRDKFVRIQRKMTSSSGDAGGQHKVPALSFLSWLGPHIKHRETSSNYDVKDHTSQGRDNGGPLELLAPIDDCQSSPSSSPVESRSSSPAPSNSSMSTPLSTFPSPRRRQLLSPARDGNFTQEIGQAGKEQVADSKEAGKA
- the LOC132461878 gene encoding uncharacterized protein LOC132461878 isoform X2 — its product is MNQIEERLAEAVRKYEHLYDTSLKGHKDAKMAKNSWAEIATNLGLSVPDCIKKWRSLRDQFVRIRRKMTSSSGDAGGHKKVLALNTSLSWLGPHIKHRETSSNDDVKELTSEGRDNGGPLELLSPSVSPIDDRQSSTSSSPLESRSSSPAPSNSSTSVTSTQLTTLPPASTPPVSMSPQLPTFLSPVSKTEPSPLCRTGRKRQREQQEDDNFTQKLDQLEESMLLMHRRLERPEDEISRFGQTICDMLRKVPEDDQGDAMQAVYNLLYGFRKRPCCILKMNQIEERIAEEVRNYEHLYDTSLRGYKDAQKANNSWKEIAENVGLSVPECIKRWRSLRDKFVRIQRKMTSSSGDAGGQHKVPALSFLSWLGPHIKHRETSSNYDVKGRDNGGPLELLAPIDDCQSSPSSSPVESRSSSPAPSNSSMSTPLSTFPSPRRRQLLSPARDGNFTQEIGQAGKEQVADSKEAGKA